The Bacillaceae bacterium IKA-2 DNA window ATAACTGTGATTTTTTTCACAATAAAAAATGCTTTTTTACTCAATATTCCTATAAACCGTTATATTATCCCGCTTTGCTTATTTCCGAACATTTCATGAACTTTAATAAAAAAAGCGCAAGGCGCCCGCCTATCGGCGAAAACCGGTGGAAGGCCTTTGACAGAAGTCGCTTTTTGACTTCCGAAAAGGACTAATCTCCCTTTTTCATTATGTAACCTTTTTCAAGTTCAAGCTCGAACGCTTCAATAGGTATTGCTTTACTAAATAGAAATCCTTGTCCGATGATGCATTGGTTTGTAATCAAAAATGTTAACTGATCGCTTGTTTCAATTCCTTCAGCAACAACTTCAAAATCCAAGTCCCTGGCTAATGAGATAATCGCCTTAATAATATGATTTTCTTTACCGTTTTTTCGAATGTTATTAATAAATGTTTGATCTAGTTTAATTATATTTAATGGTACTTCTTTTAGATAACTTAGTGATGAGTATCCCGTTCCAAAATCATCAAGAGCAATTTTAATCCCTATAGCTTTTAATCTATCTAATTTTTTAATGACACAGCCTATATCGCTAATCATTGCCGTCTCGGTAATTTCAAATACAGTTGTAGAATAATCGACATCAATGTCTGCTAATAGATTTTCAATTTTAGAAAAATTCGTATCACTAGTTAGTGTTTTACTTGATAAGTTAATCGAAATATTTAGGTGAGCTTTCCCATCTTGCTCCCATTTTTTCTTTTGTAATAATGCTGTTTTGACAACCCAACTATCAATTGAATATATTTTACCACTTTCTTCGGCTAACGGGATAAAATCCATTGGCGAAATGAAACCTCTTATTGGGTGAATCCAGCGTAATAACGCCTCGACACCAATTATTTCCCCAGTAATAATATTGACTTGCGGTTGATAATAAAGCGAAAGTTGTTCATTTTCAAGGGCATATTTTAATTCGTTTGATATTCTTATATTCTCTAAATTAGAGTTGGAAAACTCGTCTTCAAAAAAGACATATCGATCTTTTCCAGATTTTTTTGCATAATACATCGCAATATCTGCATTTTTAAAGATCGTCATGACATCTTTGCCGTTTTCAGGATAAAGAGCAACTCCTGCACTAATTGATACAAAAAATTCATGTTGCTGATATTTCCAGACATGTTCAAAACTTTTTACAAGTCTGTCCATAAAAAGAGTGATTTCATCAGTATTTGAAAAATTCTTGAACAGGATTGCAAATTCATCCCCACCTTGCCTAGCAACAAAGTCAGTTGTCAGAATTTCTTTTTTAAACTTAGTGGCAATATACTTCAAAAATAGATCGCCTGTTTGATGTCCGAGGCTATCATTAATATATTTAAAATTATCAATATCAATATAAACGACAGCGAATCTGGATTTTCCCTCTTCAATCAGACTATTAATTTCCTTTTCAAGCATGATCCGATTAGGTAAAGAAGTAAGGGAATCGAAATATGCTTGATAGTGAAGCTTTTCCTTTGCAACATTTAGTTTTTCATTTGTTAATTGCAACAATTTACTAGATTTCACAACACTGTTAATTGCTTGATTAAACATAAACATTCGTGTTCTTATTAGAATAAAAAGTAAAAAGGTTGTTAAAAACACGTACAGCCAACCTTTATATGTTTGAAGTGTATTATAAAGAGTAACATTAGTAACATAGTACAATAATAGCTTGTCTGATAGTGTAACCCATAAAATACCAAAAATAAAATAAGCCAATGAAATCACGAAAGCTTCTTTACCAGGTTTTATTTGCTCAGGATTTTTAATGTATGAGGATAGATTTTTAAAAAGAGGTTTCTTCGGCATTTTTTTTTCCATGATTTTACCTCCTATTCAAGTATTTCAATTAATTAACCGCTCCGTTATTAATATTGGTTAAATGAAATTTCCACCAACTTAGGCGTTATAAAAAAATAACAGAACAAAGATGACGAGGATAATTTATCATACTGATCGATTTTTTTGGAAATAACTTAACAAGAATAGACTAATTATACATTAATTTATTCATATTTATAGACTTTATAATTATTATTCGACTTTTTTTGATAAAAAGTAAAAAACACCCAATCAATTTTTAAATTAATAGCACAAACCTTATTACATCCATTTCATAATTTTAATAAATAAAAAGGAGCCTGGTTATCAGGCTCCTTTTTTAATCTATTCATTTACGCATTAACAAACTTCGCTTTTGCTTCCTGACGACGACGGTGTAAAATCGGTTCCGTGTAGCCACTCGGTTGGCTTCGACCTTCAATTATAAATTCACAAGCTGCTTGGAATGCGACAGAATCATCATAATCCTTAGCCATAGGATGATACAGCGGGTCATTGGCATTTTGCTTATCAACCACCTTAGCCATTCGCTTCATCGTTTCCATTACTTGTTCCTCAGTACAAATACCATGGTGCAACCAATTTGCCATATGTTGACTAGAAATCCGCAATGTTGCCCGGTCTTCCATAAGTCCAACATTATTAATATCTGGAACTTTTGAACACCCTACTCCATGTTCTACCCAGCGAACAACGTACCCAAGAATTCCTTGAGCATTGTTATCTAGTTCCTGCTGAATTTCTTCTAAAGACCAATCTGGATTTTCTTCAACAGGAAAAGTTAACATTTCATCTGTTAACCCTGTTTGAAGATTGTTAGCCACACTTTTTTGGATTATATTTACATCAATTTGATGGTAATGCAAGGCATGCAAACTCGCTGCTGTTGGTGAAGGTACCCAAGCGGTATTGGCGCCCGTCTTGAGATGCCCAATTTTTTGCGCTAACATATCTGCCATTAAATCAGGCATTGCCCACATTCCTTTACCTATTTGAGCACGACCTGGTAATCCAGTTGTTATTCCTACTGCTACATTAGATTTTTCATACGCTTGCAGCCATGTAGATGATTTCATATCATTTTTACGAATTACTGGGCCTGCTTCAAGTGAAGTATGTATTTCGTCACCTGTGCGATCTAGGAAGCCTGTATTAATGAAAACAATTCTTTCTTTTACCTGATGAATACAATTCTTTAAATTTAACGATGTACGTCGTTCCTCATCCATAACACCAATTTTAATAGTATTTCGAGCTAAGCCAAGTAAGTCTTCAATTCGGTCAAACAATTTATTGGCAAACGCAACTTCCAAAGAACCGTGCATTTTCGGTTTGACAATATAGATAGAACCTTTATTAGAATTTTTATAACAACTATTACCGATAATATCATGCGTGGAAATAAGAGCTGTCAGCAGCCCATCAATCATTCCTTCGGGAACTTCCTGCTCGTCAATTAGTATTGCTGAATTTGTCATCAAATGACCAACGTTTCGAACAAACATCAGTGAACGACCTGGCAATGTAAATGTTTCCCCAGAAACAGATAGATACGTTGGATCAGGATTTAACGAACGTGTAATCGTCTTATCTCCTTTTTTGAAGCTAGCAGTTAAATCGCCTTTCATTAAACCGAGCCAGTTACGATACACTTCGACTTTATCCTCAGCATCTACAGCTGTAACCGAGTCTTCAAAATCCATAATCGTAGTCAATGCCGCTTCCATGAGGATGTCTTTTACTCCGGCTTTATCCGTCTTGCCGATAGGATGATTACGATCAACTTGAATCTCAAAATGTAAACCATTATTTTTTAAAAGTAGCACAGTCGGTGCTTCTGGTTCCCCGTTATAACCAATTAACTGTGATCCTTCTTGAAGATTTCTAGTTTTCCCACCAGACAGCGAAGCCGCTAGTTCTCCGTCAATAATTGAGTATTGAACAACTTCCTGATGAGTCCCATCTACTAACGGGGCAGCTTGATCAAGAAAATTCTTGGCATATGAAATAACCTTCTCGCCTCGAACTGGATTGTACGCCTTACCTGGCGCTGCATCTCCTTCATCACTTATGGCATCAGTACCATAGAGAGCGTCGTATAAACTCCCCCAGCGAGCGTTCGCAGCATTAATAGCATATCTAGCATTATTAACTGGAACAACTAATTGCGGACCAGCTTGTAAGACAATTTCATCGTCTGCCGCCTCAGTTGTAATTTCAAAATTTTCGACCTCAGGTTCAAGATAGCCAAGTTCTTCTAAAAATTCTTTATACTTTGCAAATTGAAAACTTTCTCGATTTTGTTTATGCCATTCATTAAGATCATTTTGAATTTCCTCACGCCGCGCTAGTAAAGCCTTGTTCTCTGGCATTAATTCAGTTACAAGTGCTTCAAAGTTAGACCAAAATTTCTCACTGTTCATTCCAGTTCCCGGAATCGCTTCGTTATTAACAAACTCATAAAGAACACGGGCAATTTGAAGTTTGCCAACTTTTAGATAATCTCTCATCGAATTATTTTCCTCCTTGAATAATCGTCTTGATAAATAACAGTTACATAAAATTATATCTGTATTATAACACATTTTTTTCATGATAATATGTTATCATGAAAAATTTTTATAATATTTATTTTAACATGAATGAATTTCATAATACCAATAAACTAGCCACATAGAGCTGCATCTAGTGGCGTAGAATCTGCATTATGAATTCATTCACATAGAAAAGAAGGTATCCATATTAAATGGATACCTTCTTAAAAAGTGAATATCATCTATTAGTAACCGTAGCCTACATAAGAAGCTCCGATAATTACTAATAAAATAAACAATACTACAATTAACGCAAATCCTGCGCCTGCTGGATGAGCCATATTAGATACACCCCTTTGTTATTTTTAGTGGGTTTTATCCACTTACAACACTATATTCAGGTACACCTAATTGTGCTTAGACAAATGCTGATTTTTTTAACTTTTAAATAAAAAAGCACCCGTTAAGGTGCTTTCTACTTTCAAACCATGATCTTGCACATGTCATTCGTAAACTCAACTGGGTCATTGATTGGTAAACCTTCAATAAGTAAAGCTTGGCTATACAATAAGTTTGTATATAAACTTAGTTTTTCCTTATCATTTTCAAAAGCAGATTTCAATGTTTTAAAAACATCATGATTACTATTAATTTCGAGAATTTTATCTGCTTTAATATGTTGGCTGTCAGGCATTGCCTTGAGAATTTTTTCCATTTCAATTGTCACTTCACCATCTGTCGCTAAACAGACTGGATGTGTTTTTAATCTTTTTGATCTTCTTACGTCTTTGACTTTTCCTGCTAATAAAGTTGCCATATGATCAAAAAGCTCTTTGTTATCAGCCTCTTCTTCAGTGTCAATAACCTCATCTGCTTCAAACCCTAAGTCTCCACTGGATATAGATTTGAATTCTTTTTCTTTGTATGTCATTAGCATTCTAATTGCAAACTCATCAACATCATCAACGAAGTACAAAATTTCAAAACCTTTATCAGCTACTAGCTCTGTTTGAGGGAGTTTTTCAATTCGGTCATAAGAAGCTCCAGACGCATAATAGATGCTTTTTTGATCTTCTGGCATTCTTGAAACATACTCATCAAGAGTGACAAGCTTCTTCTCCTTCGATGAATAGAACATCAGTAAGTCCTGAAGCGTATCTTTATTGCTACCAAAGTCGCTATATACGCCATATTTTAACTGTGTTCCAAATGATTGATAAAACTCTTCATACTTTTCTCGCTCATCTTTCAATAAGCTTTGCAATTGACTCTTAACTTTACTTTTAATATTTTTGGCAATCAGCTTTAATTGGCGATCATGTTGTAACAATTCTCTAGAGATATTTAACGATAAATCTTCTGAATCGACCATTCCTTTAACAAAACTAAAATAGTCAGGAAGTAAGTCAGCACATTTATCCATAATCAAAACACTGCTAGAATAAAGCTCTAAGCCTTTTTCATACTCCTTTGTATAAAAGTCGTAAGGAGTTTTTTCTGGAATATACAATATCGCATTATATCTTATCGCACCATCAACACTAATGTGAATATGCTTTAGCGGCTTGTCAAAACCATAACGTTTTTCTTGATAAAAGTTTTCATAGTCTGCTACTGTAAGCTCACTTTTGTTCTTTCTCCAAATTGGGACCATGCTATTGACCGTTTGTTCTTCAAGATAATCTTCGAACTCATCCTCATTTTCGGCTTTTGGCCTTTTACCACTTACATCCATTTTAATTGGGTAACGAATAAAATCAGAATATTTTTTAATTATCGCTTTTAAAGGATTTTCTTCAAGATAATCATCATAGCTCTCATCTTCCGTATTTTCCTTAATTTTTAAAGTGATCTCTGTACCTACTTCGTCTTTTTGACACGGCTCAATTGTATAACCCTCTGTTCCTTCTGATTCCCATTTGTAAGCTTCTTCACTTGCTAATGCCTTACTAATAACCGTAACAGAATCTGCTGCCATAAATGATGAATAAAAGCCAACACCAAATTGACCGATAATATCATGGCCATCTTTTTGTTCATTTTCATTTTTAAAAGCTAGCGAACCACTTTTAGCAATTGTTCCTAGGTTTGCTTCAAGCTCTTCTTTTGTCATACCAATTCCAGTATCTGAGATTGTTAAAACTCTATTTTCTTTATCAACAGCGACTTTTATGTAGTAACTTTCTTTACTAAAAGTAAGAGAGTCATCTGTTAGTGCCTTGTAGTACATTTTATCAATCGCATCACTAGCATTAGAAATTAACTCTCTTATAAAAATTTCTTTTTGCGTATAAATCGAGTTAATCATCATTTCTAATAATCGTTTCGATTCTGCCTTAAACTCTGTTTTTACCATTTAAATATCCCCTTTCAATATGAAAACTACGCAAACATGAATTAGCGTAGTTAGCTTGCTGAACAATGCTTACCTATTCATTGGTAATCAATTAGCACTCTAGATAACCGAGTGCTAATCCTTCTATTTTTTTACCATATTTATACCTTTGTGTCAAGAAAATGGCATACGTTAATATTGAACAAAGCTACATAGAGTAGACACATTTGACGATTACCATATTGGTACATAATAATCTTTTTACTCATCTTGTTCACCAACAATTCAAATATTAACTGTTAGCCATTAGGCTTTCTTGATAAATACAACTTTAAGATAGTTGCCTTCGCTGTATTGCTTACTTGTTCTAAAGTCATCAGGTAGCGAAAATTGCTCTTCGATACTATATTTCACGTTACTTTCCTTGAATGCTGCATCAATAAACCCTTTAAACTTTTTCATATCAAACGTTGCGCAATTAGTTGAAGCGACAATGACACCTTTATCCTCAGTTATTGCTATCGCTTCTTTGAGGAGATTTTTATAGTCCTTCGCTGCACTAAACGTATATTTCTTAGACCTTGCAAAACTAGGTGGATCAAGAATCACGATATCAAAACTCAGCCTTTTTTTTACAGCATATTTAAAATAATTAAAGACATCTTCGACAATAATATCATGAGCTTGATAATCAATTTTATTGACACTAAACTGCTCAATCGTCTTCGCTAAACTGCGATTAGCAAGATCGACACTCGTTGTTTTTATGGCCCCTCCTAATGCTGCAAAAACAGAAAATGCCCCTGTGTATGAAAATGTGTTTAAAATTGTTTTTCCATTTGCATACTTATCACGGATCGTTCTTCTGACGTCTCGTTGATCAAGAAAAACCCCAACCATCGCTCCATCATTTATGTATACTGCAAAATTAACGCCATTTTCTTTGACAATAATCGGAAACTGACCTCTTTCGCCTTCTATAAATCCATCTTCTTCGATATATTGGCCGTCAATATTAAAGCGTTTTTTCTGATAAATGGCTCGAAATTCAACCAGTTTTTTTAATGAAGTAAGTACATAATCGCTATACTTAAAAACTCCTTTACTGTACCAATTAATTAAGTAATAACCATCAAAATAATCAATCGTTAAACCACCAATTCCATCACCTTCAGCATTAAATACCCGAAATGCCGTAGTTTCTTGATCGTTAAAAAATAATTTTCTTTTATCAAAGGCTACTTTAAGCTTTTTTTCAAAAAATGCTTGGTCAATTTTTTCATTTTCATTTTGACTGAGAACCCAGCCATAGCCTTTATTTTGCTTTCCATAATACCCTCTACCGATAAATCTATGATCTTCATCAACACACTTGACGAGCACACCTTCTTCAGTTAAGGAATCAAGATTGTTGATTGCGTCTTTAAATATAAGTGGATAACCTGCTCTAAATTTATTAACAAATTTTGATTTCACCTTTAAAATTACTTCTGCTTCCATTTTCCCCATCCTTACTTTTACATACTATCGATCCTATCTATTTTTACATAAGTTGACGAAATTTCAAAATGAACAGTAAAATCTGCATCGTCTTTGCCGATTTGGGTAACCTTGATGTTAAACCCCTGACTATATTTTATCGTCAATTCATAGTGAGGTTTTTTAAAAAATTCTATTGGAAAATAATTTATTAATTAGAAATAGTTACTCATATTACTACAGCTTTTACAATGTTAAAATATCGTTAGAAAGCCATACTTTTTAGAAAAGGAAAAAAAGGAATTAATAAATTGAAGTGACCTGGTCAATTGGCAGTAAATTATTTACTGTGAACTTATCACACCGTTCAAACATTAGAACCGACTGTTAGGGCAACCCTTTAAGACTTAGCATCCTCTTTATAGTACTATTATATAGTGATATTTTTTTTTGAAAAAACTATTCTACTTTATATTAGGAGAAAATTACACATGTATAAATTACCAGTTAGGAAAATTAAAATAGTGATCGCTGAAGACAATAATGATTTTCGTGAAATTTTACAATTATTCTTTGAACCTCTTGACCAATTTGAAGTAATAGGTGTAGCTAATGACGGCCTGGAACTATTAGATCTAAACTTCACGTTAAAACCCGATCTAATTTTAGTGGATATTCAAATGCCCATGTTAAATGGAACAGATGCCTATAAAGAATGTGTCAAAACAAATTCTAAAGTTAAATGTATTTTTATTACTGCTTACGATGATTTTGCAATTGAAGCATTCGAATTGAATGTTCTCGACTATATTGTAAAACCTATTGATAAAAAGCGATTGTATGTTGCCTTAGAAAGAGCTAGAGAAGGAATTGAAGCTGAGAACCAATTAAATAATCCATCTCAATTAAAAAGACTTGTAGTCAAATTTGACGGTTCTCTATACGTTATTTCACTAAATTCAATTATTTATATCGAAAAAGTAAATAGAAAAACATACGTTCATACAAAAGAGCAAATATTTGAAACTTATGAGACGCTTGAGACAATAAAGGAAAGTTTAGATGAGCACTTCTTTGCTTCCCATAGATCCTACATTATTAATCTAAAGCATGTTTCTCAAATAAAAAACGATGGTGAAACTTATTTTGCCTACTTTCGTAACTATCTGAAATTTGCTTACGTTTCTAAATTGAAACTTCAAATCCTACAAAATAAATTGAAAAATTTGATATAAATTCAAAGGAGGAGCTTTCTAAGTGGGTTTACAAACATTGTCTGATCAGTTGCTAATCGAATCTTATCATAAAGCAAAAACTTTAAAGTTAGATAAGGAATTCATTTTCTTGTTAAAGAAAGAAATAGAATTAAGAAATATTATAGTCGATAAACTAATGATGACGAATGAAAAGGAAAGCTAAGACTACTATCGATAATAGCAGTCTTAGCTTTGAATATTATCGTCTAGAAAAGAAGGCAATATAGTGCATGTAGTAGGTACTATTTTGGAGTGCCCAGAAAAATTTAGACACCCAAATTTTGGTCTTTTTCTAAAAATGGAAATTTGACCCAAAAAACACTTCCTTGTCCAATTTTACTTGTGACCCCATATTCTCCATTCATCATTAAGACATACTCTTTTACAAGTGCTAAACCAATGCCAATACCTTCTCTTTCAGCAGTGGCTCCTTCAACTCTATAGAATGGTTCGAAAATATCGACTAAATGCTCCTCGGTAATTCCCTTTCCATTATCAATAAATAAAAGTTTGACGTGCTTATCCTCTAATTCGCACTCTACATTTACATAACCACAATCACGGTTATATTTAATTCCATTCGTTAGTAAATTAATAATAATTTGTGTTAATTTATTTTTATCGGTCATGATGTGACTGTGGTTGTTGAAATCTTCTTCATTACACTGAAATTTCACGGTAATATCAAACTGCTCTGCAAAAGGCTGTACCACTTCTATACATTGATTAATCAAAGAATATAGATCTGTCTTACAAATAGTAAGAATCTCTTTATTTGATTCGATTTTAGAAAAATCTAATATTTCATTAATCATCGCAATAAAATGATGGGACGCAACAATTTGCTTCTTTACCCAGTTATAAGGCTTACTACTAACTGGAATTTCTGTTGAGCTCTCAATCAGTTGTGCGTATCCTAAAATGCTATTTAATGGGGTTCTCAATTCATGACTCATTTGCAGTAAAAATACACTTTTGGCATTATTAGCTTTTTCAACTTTCTCTTTTTCAATCGATAATTTACTCTCAAACCTCTTTCTATCGGTAATATCAAGAAGTATCCATAAACGATATTTTAATTTCCAATTCTCATAGATCGGAATGATCACACGTTCAAAAAAACGTCCATCTACAAGTTCAATTTCTTCTTTTATCAGTGCACCTTTTACGGTATCTGCTTTAATAGGCGCTTCCTCTTGTTCGTTATATTCATCTACATTAACAAGCCCTTTTAACTTGTTGAGAAAATAAGACCTATCTTCTCCTACCATCTCACTACAATCATCGGATTCCCCTATAATCTCACAAAAAAATCTATTTAGAACGGCAATTTTACCGTCTTCTTCAAGAACTAACCCTATATTTAAATTCTCTAGTAACACATCTTTTAATTTATTTTCTTGTTCAATCTTTAAGTTATATTTTTGCTGTTGTAGTAGGTCCCGTTTTAAATCATTAGCATCTTTAAATGCCTGCTCTGAGTTATCGCTTATATCGCTTTCATTATTTAGATTATTTTGATTAAGCTTTCGCTTTGTAACATCGTTGATGACATCCGTGAATACAATCATCGCACCAATAATTTTTTGGCCGCTATTTCTTATTAGCTTCGTATCAATTTTTAAAGGCTGCTCATACGAACCGAAGTTATCTTCAGTTTCATCTAAAGTCAAATCCTTTTGTTCTTCTAAAGTCCTTTGAAGATAGAGGACATTTCCAGGTGGAAAATTAAGAAGATTTTCGACATTTTGGTTTATTGCATCTTCTGCATGAATATTAAAAACTTTTACTGCTTTTTTGTTAAACGTTGTCACTTGGAAATTGGCGTCGATAGCAACAACAGCTACATCTAGTAAATCTACTATATAGTTATCCATTCACACCACCACTTCCTTTTTTTTTACATTACTTGCCTAAGGCATCTCAAAAAAAATAATCGATCAGTTAATTATATTTTAGGGCGCCATTATGTAGCAGAATTTTGTTGAGCTAAAGCGTAATCAACTGAATTCTGCTCTTATATGGCTAATTAATTGATATTATGAAATTGACTCGACGGTCTATTATTTTTTTTGCAATGCCTAAGTTCTTTTGTTCAACAATTTTAACATTTTAGTTGTAAAAAACACTCCCAAAGCCCGAGTGTTTTTACTTGTATTTAATACTTTTAGTTCTTTTAGTTCTTTTTCTTTTCTTTCTTTAATTGTTCCTTTAAAACTTCATTTTCTTCCCTCAGTTTAAATTTCTCTTCTTTAAGTATTAATCTCTCTTCTTTCATTTTAAGTTTGCTGAGTTTATCTTGAAATAAAAATAATTGTTCTTTGCGCAACTCTTTAAATAAAGAGATAATCATAAATATCATGATAATCGTGAATGGTAATGCTGCTATGATTGCAGCTGTTTGTAGTGCTCCTAGTCCACCCGAGGCAAGTAAAACTGCTGCTGCTGCTGATTGAATCAAGCCCCAAACCAGCTTTACCGAGTTAGGCGGATTTAGTCTACCATTTGTTGTTTGCATTCCTAGCACAAAGGTAGCTGAGTCAGCGGAAGTAATAAAGAACGAACAAATCAGAAAGACAGCTAGAATTGAAATAAAAGTACTAAACGGAAATTGCTGTAAAACTGTGAATAGGGCTACTTCCATGCCATTCGTTTCAATAACATCCATTATCCCAACATTATCGAATAAATCTAAAGAGATGGCTGTACCACCAAAAACAGAAAACCATAACGCACTAAACAAAGTAGGTACCGCTAGAACTCCAATTACAAATTCACGAATCGTTCTTCCTCGCGAAACTCGTGCAATAAATGTTCCGACAAATGGCGCCCAAGAAATCCACCAGGCCCAATAGAAAATCGTCCAACCTTGAACCCAATTCGACTCAGAATCAAAAGGATCCATACGGAAACTCATGCTGATAATATTTTGAAAATAGTTACCCAAAGTCTGTGTAAAGGCACCCATAATATACGTTGTTGGTCCTAGAAAAAGGACAAATAACATTAAAGCGACAGCTAAGTAAACATTTGCTTTACTAAGAATGCGAATACCTCGATTTAATCCAGTTAGCGCAGATAGCATATACAAAATCGTAATAATAACGATAATAATTAACTGTGTCATGAACGTATTCGGAATAGAAGCGCTTATTTCAGATAATCCACCAGAAATTTGCATTGTACCAAACCCAAGTGACGTCGCAACCCCAATTATTGTTGCAAATACAACTAAAACGTTAACCATCGTACCAATTGGACCGTTAACTCGGTCACCTATTAACGGACGTAATGTCTCACTAATGACTCCGGAGTATCCTTTACGGAACTGAAAGTAAGCCAAAACTAGTGCTACTATTGCATAAATTGCCCAAGGATGTAAACCCCAATGAAAAAATGAATAGCGTAAAGCTTGTCCAGCTGCTTGAAAATCCGTTATATTCTCATTTGGCGGATAATGAAA harbors:
- a CDS encoding malate synthase G, translated to MRDYLKVGKLQIARVLYEFVNNEAIPGTGMNSEKFWSNFEALVTELMPENKALLARREEIQNDLNEWHKQNRESFQFAKYKEFLEELGYLEPEVENFEITTEAADDEIVLQAGPQLVVPVNNARYAINAANARWGSLYDALYGTDAISDEGDAAPGKAYNPVRGEKVISYAKNFLDQAAPLVDGTHQEVVQYSIIDGELAASLSGGKTRNLQEGSQLIGYNGEPEAPTVLLLKNNGLHFEIQVDRNHPIGKTDKAGVKDILMEAALTTIMDFEDSVTAVDAEDKVEVYRNWLGLMKGDLTASFKKGDKTITRSLNPDPTYLSVSGETFTLPGRSLMFVRNVGHLMTNSAILIDEQEVPEGMIDGLLTALISTHDIIGNSCYKNSNKGSIYIVKPKMHGSLEVAFANKLFDRIEDLLGLARNTIKIGVMDEERRTSLNLKNCIHQVKERIVFINTGFLDRTGDEIHTSLEAGPVIRKNDMKSSTWLQAYEKSNVAVGITTGLPGRAQIGKGMWAMPDLMADMLAQKIGHLKTGANTAWVPSPTAASLHALHYHQIDVNIIQKSVANNLQTGLTDEMLTFPVEENPDWSLEEIQQELDNNAQGILGYVVRWVEHGVGCSKVPDINNVGLMEDRATLRISSQHMANWLHHGICTEEQVMETMKRMAKVVDKQNANDPLYHPMAKDYDDSVAFQAACEFIIEGRSQPSGYTEPILHRRRQEAKAKFVNA
- the sda gene encoding sporulation histidine kinase inhibitor Sda; amino-acid sequence: MGLQTLSDQLLIESYHKAKTLKLDKEFIFLLKKEIELRNIIVDKLMMTNEKES
- a CDS encoding YjcZ family sporulation protein, coding for MAHPAGAGFALIVVLFILLVIIGASYVGYGY
- a CDS encoding class I SAM-dependent rRNA methyltransferase — protein: MEAEVILKVKSKFVNKFRAGYPLIFKDAINNLDSLTEEGVLVKCVDEDHRFIGRGYYGKQNKGYGWVLSQNENEKIDQAFFEKKLKVAFDKRKLFFNDQETTAFRVFNAEGDGIGGLTIDYFDGYYLINWYSKGVFKYSDYVLTSLKKLVEFRAIYQKKRFNIDGQYIEEDGFIEGERGQFPIIVKENGVNFAVYINDGAMVGVFLDQRDVRRTIRDKYANGKTILNTFSYTGAFSVFAALGGAIKTTSVDLANRSLAKTIEQFSVNKIDYQAHDIIVEDVFNYFKYAVKKRLSFDIVILDPPSFARSKKYTFSAAKDYKNLLKEAIAITEDKGVIVASTNCATFDMKKFKGFIDAAFKESNVKYSIEEQFSLPDDFRTSKQYSEGNYLKVVFIKKA
- a CDS encoding LytTR family DNA-binding domain-containing protein; the encoded protein is MYKLPVRKIKIVIAEDNNDFREILQLFFEPLDQFEVIGVANDGLELLDLNFTLKPDLILVDIQMPMLNGTDAYKECVKTNSKVKCIFITAYDDFAIEAFELNVLDYIVKPIDKKRLYVALERAREGIEAENQLNNPSQLKRLVVKFDGSLYVISLNSIIYIEKVNRKTYVHTKEQIFETYETLETIKESLDEHFFASHRSYIINLKHVSQIKNDGETYFAYFRNYLKFAYVSKLKLQILQNKLKNLI
- a CDS encoding EAL domain-containing protein; its protein translation is MEKKMPKKPLFKNLSSYIKNPEQIKPGKEAFVISLAYFIFGILWVTLSDKLLLYYVTNVTLYNTLQTYKGWLYVFLTTFLLFILIRTRMFMFNQAINSVVKSSKLLQLTNEKLNVAKEKLHYQAYFDSLTSLPNRIMLEKEINSLIEEGKSRFAVVYIDIDNFKYINDSLGHQTGDLFLKYIATKFKKEILTTDFVARQGGDEFAILFKNFSNTDEITLFMDRLVKSFEHVWKYQQHEFFVSISAGVALYPENGKDVMTIFKNADIAMYYAKKSGKDRYVFFEDEFSNSNLENIRISNELKYALENEQLSLYYQPQVNIITGEIIGVEALLRWIHPIRGFISPMDFIPLAEESGKIYSIDSWVVKTALLQKKKWEQDGKAHLNISINLSSKTLTSDTNFSKIENLLADIDVDYSTTVFEITETAMISDIGCVIKKLDRLKAIGIKIALDDFGTGYSSLSYLKEVPLNIIKLDQTFINNIRKNGKENHIIKAIISLARDLDFEVVAEGIETSDQLTFLITNQCIIGQGFLFSKAIPIEAFELELEKGYIMKKGD
- the htpG gene encoding molecular chaperone HtpG, whose amino-acid sequence is MVKTEFKAESKRLLEMMINSIYTQKEIFIRELISNASDAIDKMYYKALTDDSLTFSKESYYIKVAVDKENRVLTISDTGIGMTKEELEANLGTIAKSGSLAFKNENEQKDGHDIIGQFGVGFYSSFMAADSVTVISKALASEEAYKWESEGTEGYTIEPCQKDEVGTEITLKIKENTEDESYDDYLEENPLKAIIKKYSDFIRYPIKMDVSGKRPKAENEDEFEDYLEEQTVNSMVPIWRKNKSELTVADYENFYQEKRYGFDKPLKHIHISVDGAIRYNAILYIPEKTPYDFYTKEYEKGLELYSSSVLIMDKCADLLPDYFSFVKGMVDSEDLSLNISRELLQHDRQLKLIAKNIKSKVKSQLQSLLKDEREKYEEFYQSFGTQLKYGVYSDFGSNKDTLQDLLMFYSSKEKKLVTLDEYVSRMPEDQKSIYYASGASYDRIEKLPQTELVADKGFEILYFVDDVDEFAIRMLMTYKEKEFKSISSGDLGFEADEVIDTEEEADNKELFDHMATLLAGKVKDVRRSKRLKTHPVCLATDGEVTIEMEKILKAMPDSQHIKADKILEINSNHDVFKTLKSAFENDKEKLSLYTNLLYSQALLIEGLPINDPVEFTNDMCKIMV